The stretch of DNA GATCAGTACCGGGTCGAGGTTGGCGCGGGCGGCATAGATGGCAGCGGTGTAGCCGGCCGGCCCGGATCCCAGAATGATCAGGCGGTGGTGTTGGCTTTCGGGCATTCCAGAAGGCTCCAGAACAGTTTTGGGGTGGTTGCTTGGCCCGCACTGGGAACGGCGTTAGAGTGCTTTGGTGTGCGGAATTAGAAAATACTACGCAGGCCACACAGCGTAAAGCTGAGGGGCGGTGTAGGGTATTGGCCGGGAGGCTACGTGGCGCAAGGAATCGATATCGGTATCCCCCGTGAGCGCAAGCCGGAGGAAAGGCGCGTGGCTCTGGTTCCGGAGGCGGTGGGGGAGCTGGTCCGGAACGGCCATCGGGTCCGCGTGGAAAGCGGGGCTGGGGAGGGCAGCGGCTTTGCGGATGACGCCTACCGCAGCGCCGGTGCCGAAATGGTCGCCGGAACGGGGGAGCTGTATGCCGAGAGCCGATTGATCCTCAAGGTAAAGGAGCCCATCCCCGAGGAGTACGGGCACTTCCGCGGCGACCATGTACTGTTCAGCTTTCTGCATCTGGCCGCCGTCCCGGATCTGGCAGCCTTCCTGCGCGAGCGCGGCGTTACCGCATTCGCCTTCGAAACCCTGGACGACGGAACCGGGCACCTGCCGCTACTGGCCCCCATGAGCGCCATCGCGGGCAAGGTGGCCGCCCAGAACGCCCTGACCCTCCTCCACGCGCCCCGGGGCGGGCGTGGACTGCTCCTGGGCGGGGCGCCCGGGACCGAGCGGGGCCGCGTGGTGGTCCTGGGCGCCGGCGGGGTGGGTGGGAACGCGGCCGCCCTCCTGAGCGCTGCCGGGGCCCGGGTCGACGTGCTCGACCTCGACGTCGATCGGGCCGAGCATCTGGCCGCTTACGGCCCCGGGCAGATCAGCGGGCTGTACCCTTACCGGGACACGGTGGCCGACTTGGTGGCGGGAGCCGATGTCGTTATCGGCGCCGTGCTGTCCGCAGGCGCCCGCGCTCCCACGGTGGTGACCCGTGATCAGGTGGCCGCCATGAGCCCCGGCTCCGTGATCGCCGACGTGGCCGTGGACCAGGGGGGCTGCATCGAGACCACCCGCCCCACCGATTACACCCATCCCACCTATACGGAAGCCGGGGTTATCCACTTCGCTGTGACAAATATGCCCGCCGCCGTCCCGCGGACTGCCACAAAGGCGTTGTCCGCCCGCTTGTTGCCATATGCCCAAAAGTTGGCAAGAATGCCCTTTGAGGATCTAGAGGGGGCTTTGCAGAAAGCCCCGGACATGGACTCCGCGCTTAATGTTGTCCGCGGAGGCATCCACCACCAGGCGGTGGCCGCCTCCCTGGCCCAGTAGCCGGAGCCTCGATGAGGGGGGGTCGGGAATTCGGGGAATTCCCGGAGCGGGGCCTTGGCGCGGATCAGGATGGATGGGTGTATGGAGACGGCCAAAAAAGGGAAAAGACCGAATCTCGGCGAAAAATTGCTGGAAAAGGGGCTGATTGCCGAGCAGACCCTCGCGGACGCCCGTTCCCAGGCAGGGAAGACCAAACAGGCCTTCGAAGAATTCCTGGTGACCCAGGGCTACGTCCGGGAGGAGGATCTCCTTCCGCTCCTGCCGGAGCTGTATCACATCCCGCTCGTCGACCTGAACGACCTCACAATCCGCTCGGATGCGGCCAGCCTGCTGCCGTACGAGATCGCCAACAAATACCGCGTCCTGCCCCTTGGACAGCGACGGGGAACCGTGGTGCTCGCCATGCGCGAGGCCCACAACATCCGGTTGGTGGACGAGCTGCGCTTCCACGTGGGCCGTCCGGTGCAGACGGTGTACGCACCCCTCAAGGACATCGAGGCCAAGCTGGGCGATCTCTACGGAGCCGGCGATGCGGCGCTCGTAAGCGGCGACGACAGTAGCGCCTTCTCCGAGGCGCTCGAGGACATGGAGGTGGAGGAGGGGCCCGGCGAGGAAGACCAGCCGGAAGAGGCCGCCGTGCGCGAGGAGAGCAGCTCCTCGCCCATGGTCAAGCTGGTGAACGAGATCCTGCTGCGCGCAGTCCAGAAGGGCGCCTCGGACATCCATCTGGAGTCCGCCGAGAGCTCGTTGGTGGTCCGGTTCCGGGTGGACGGCGTGCTTCAGGTGATCCGGCGTCTGCCCAAGAAGGTGCAGAACGCCGTCATTTCGCGCATCAAGGTCCTCGGCGGCATGGATATCTCCGATTCCCGCCGCCCGCAGGACGGGCGCCTGAAGATGCGCCTGAAGGAGAAGAACCTGGACGTGCGCATCTCCACCCTGCCCACCTTCTGGGGCGAGAAGGTGGTGATGCGCATACTGGACCAGTCCGGGGTGGGCCTGGACCTGGATGTGCTCGGTTTCCTGCGCGCCGAGCGCGAGCAGATCGAGAGCATTATGCGCCAGCCCCAGGGGATGATGCTGGTGACCGGGCCAACCGGCTCCGGCAAGACCACCACCCTGTATTCGGTCTTATCGGCCATCAACACCGAGGACATCAACATCATCACCGTGGAGGATCCGGTGGAGTTCCAGCTCCCCGGCATCAACCAGGTGCCCGTGAACCCCAAGGCGGGCATGACCTTCGCGGCCGGCCTGCGTTCCATCCTGCGCCAGGACCCCAACGTCATCATGGTGGGCGAGGTCCGGGATCAGGAAACCGCGGAGATCGCCCTGGAGGCCGCGGAAACCGGCCACATGGTCTTCTCCACGCTGCACACTACCTCCGCGACCGGGGCGGTGACCCGCCTCATGGACATGGAGGTGCCCGCCTATCTGCTCGCCTCCAGCCTTTCCGGGGTGGTGGCCCAGCGGCTGCTGCGGCGCAATTGCCCGGACTGCAGCGAGCCGGTGGATATCGGAGAAGGCCTGCGCCAGAAGTAC from Thiohalorhabdus sp. Cl-TMA encodes:
- a CDS encoding ATPase, T2SS/T4P/T4SS family, yielding MLEKGLIAEQTLADARSQAGKTKQAFEEFLVTQGYVREEDLLPLLPELYHIPLVDLNDLTIRSDAASLLPYEIANKYRVLPLGQRRGTVVLAMREAHNIRLVDELRFHVGRPVQTVYAPLKDIEAKLGDLYGAGDAALVSGDDSSAFSEALEDMEVEEGPGEEDQPEEAAVREESSSSPMVKLVNEILLRAVQKGASDIHLESAESSLVVRFRVDGVLQVIRRLPKKVQNAVISRIKVLGGMDISDSRRPQDGRLKMRLKEKNLDVRISTLPTFWGEKVVMRILDQSGVGLDLDVLGFLRAEREQIESIMRQPQGMMLVTGPTGSGKTTTLYSVLSAINTEDINIITVEDPVEFQLPGINQVPVNPKAGMTFAAGLRSILRQDPNVIMVGEVRDQETAEIALEAAETGHMVFSTLHTTSATGAVTRLMDMEVPAYLLASSLSGVVAQRLLRRNCPDCSEPVDIGEGLRQKYNIPEHITFYEGRGCSTCDGQGKKGRMGVYEMLIPNREVIDGIYSEATESELVERARRSGMNLMFEDGLVKAMRGAVAFSDVLNTVGAPTGVNIDAERLLEQADLPWEDRGLTAVRKKKREADEPDTILVVDDSRTIRDMSRFVLESEGFRVIQAEDGKEGFEVLCKEMPDLVLTDMQMPNLDGDELIQKMKSDPGLARIPVVVLTSKEGEETEAGVLGHGADDFINKPIEPMTLTARVKKILATYHQFYGEEGKGSGSDDDLPKQVVSQ
- the ald gene encoding alanine dehydrogenase yields the protein MAQGIDIGIPRERKPEERRVALVPEAVGELVRNGHRVRVESGAGEGSGFADDAYRSAGAEMVAGTGELYAESRLILKVKEPIPEEYGHFRGDHVLFSFLHLAAVPDLAAFLRERGVTAFAFETLDDGTGHLPLLAPMSAIAGKVAAQNALTLLHAPRGGRGLLLGGAPGTERGRVVVLGAGGVGGNAAALLSAAGARVDVLDLDVDRAEHLAAYGPGQISGLYPYRDTVADLVAGADVVIGAVLSAGARAPTVVTRDQVAAMSPGSVIADVAVDQGGCIETTRPTDYTHPTYTEAGVIHFAVTNMPAAVPRTATKALSARLLPYAQKLARMPFEDLEGALQKAPDMDSALNVVRGGIHHQAVAASLAQ